A region from the Nocardioides exalbidus genome encodes:
- a CDS encoding IucA/IucC family protein, translating into MTTHSSADLTAHLTAHLTPATMARAHRELVAKAIAEFTHERLLAPRPHGDVWQLTLGASTYLFEARRHALEHWVVDPASVVRLVGERRTAVDAQDFVVDCNELLEIPDHLLAVYLEEIASTLASAAWKLTHHRLSSRDLVDADHQTIEAAMSEGHPGFVACNGRIGFGVDDYAAFAPETGADVRLHWVAVRRDEAQLSLSEGRTEEQHYAEELGPDVLVDFEKRLRDLGLDPVDYLYLPVHPWQWANRLAVTFAPDVARQAVVPLGEVDAVHRAQQSIRTFFPVDHPGRSYVKVALAVQNMGFLRGLSPAYMAATPAINDWVASLVRGDDELAALGFTVLREHAAIGWTGDAYHRLPVTSPYRKMVAALWRESPVPQLREGERLATMASLLHRDRDGVPLVGELVAASGLDPADWVASYLRAYLRPLVHCLLAHDLAFMPHGENLVMVLRDHVPVRMVMKDIGEEVAVLTDRPLPAEVERIRSVVPPATAALAIHTDVFDGFLRHLGGILAGADLLCDEHFWELVRETIAGHLDDHPELAGAAATYDLLRAEFAHSCLNRLQLRNTLQMVDIADQAESLIYAGTLANPAAVRA; encoded by the coding sequence ATGACCACCCACTCCAGCGCCGACCTGACCGCCCACCTCACCGCCCACCTCACTCCGGCGACGATGGCCCGGGCCCACCGCGAGCTCGTCGCCAAGGCGATCGCCGAGTTCACCCACGAGCGCCTGCTCGCACCACGGCCCCACGGCGACGTCTGGCAGCTCACGCTCGGCGCCTCGACCTACCTCTTCGAGGCGCGGCGCCACGCGCTCGAGCACTGGGTCGTCGACCCGGCGTCGGTCGTGCGCCTCGTCGGCGAGCGCCGGACCGCCGTCGACGCCCAGGACTTCGTCGTCGACTGCAACGAGCTGCTCGAGATCCCCGACCACCTGCTCGCGGTCTACCTCGAGGAGATCGCCAGCACGCTCGCCTCCGCGGCGTGGAAGCTCACCCACCACCGGCTCTCCTCGCGCGACCTCGTCGACGCCGACCACCAGACGATCGAGGCCGCGATGTCGGAGGGCCACCCGGGCTTCGTCGCCTGCAACGGCCGCATCGGCTTCGGGGTCGACGACTACGCCGCCTTCGCGCCGGAGACCGGCGCGGACGTGCGCCTGCACTGGGTCGCCGTACGCCGTGACGAGGCGCAGCTGTCCCTGTCCGAGGGGCGCACCGAGGAGCAGCACTACGCCGAGGAGCTCGGCCCCGACGTGCTCGTCGACTTCGAGAAGCGGCTGCGCGACCTGGGCCTCGACCCGGTCGACTACCTCTACCTGCCCGTCCACCCGTGGCAGTGGGCGAACCGGCTCGCGGTGACCTTCGCGCCCGACGTCGCGCGGCAGGCCGTCGTACCCCTCGGCGAGGTCGACGCCGTCCACCGCGCGCAGCAGTCGATCCGCACCTTCTTCCCCGTCGACCACCCCGGGCGGTCCTACGTGAAGGTCGCGCTCGCCGTGCAGAACATGGGCTTCCTCCGGGGCCTCTCGCCGGCCTACATGGCTGCCACGCCGGCGATCAACGACTGGGTCGCCAGCCTCGTCCGGGGGGACGACGAGCTGGCGGCCCTCGGCTTCACGGTGCTCCGGGAGCACGCGGCGATCGGCTGGACGGGCGACGCCTACCACCGCCTCCCTGTCACCTCGCCCTACCGCAAGATGGTCGCCGCGCTGTGGCGCGAGAGCCCGGTGCCGCAGCTGCGCGAGGGCGAGCGGCTGGCGACGATGGCCTCGCTGCTGCACCGCGACCGCGACGGCGTGCCGCTCGTCGGCGAGCTCGTCGCCGCGTCCGGGCTCGACCCGGCCGACTGGGTCGCGAGCTACCTGCGCGCCTACCTCCGCCCGCTCGTGCACTGTCTGCTCGCGCACGACCTCGCGTTCATGCCGCACGGGGAGAACCTGGTGATGGTGCTGCGCGACCACGTGCCGGTGCGGATGGTCATGAAGGACATCGGCGAGGAGGTCGCGGTGCTCACCGACCGGCCGCTGCCCGCGGAGGTCGAGCGGATCCGCTCGGTCGTCCCGCCCGCGACGGCCGCGCTCGCGATCCACACCGACGTCTTCGACGGGTTCCTGCGCCACCTCGGCGGGATCCTCGCCGGCGCCGACCTGCTGTGCGACGAGCACTTCTGGGAGCTGGTGCGCGAGACGATCGCGGGCCACCTCGACGACCACCCGGAGCTGGCCGGTGCCGCGGCGACCTACGACCTGCTGCGGGCGGAGTTCGCGCACTCGTGCCTCAACCGGCTCCAGCTGCGCAACACCCTCCAGATGGTCGACATCGCCGACCAGGCCGAGTCCCTGATCTACGCGGGCACGCTGGCCAACCCGGCAGCCGTGCGGGCGTGA
- a CDS encoding pyridoxal phosphate-dependent decarboxylase family protein has translation MRSPWQHLFHPANAGRYRRAVASAVDHLVDHLEGTSGRPLTGVSPREAAARVAAVDLDRPLGEGSEALAELSCLWLDDAIWFHEPTAAAHLNCPVVIPALAAEVFISGVNSSLDTFDQSAGATFIERHLVDWTAARIGYDDRADGVFTTGGTQSNLQALLLARGQKEGHRAEDLRIFASADGHFSVQKAARLLGLGDESVVPVPVDVSRRMDPGALSTALADCTATGRTPMAVVATAGTTDFGAIDPLPEVAALAKAHGAWFHVDAAYGGGLLVSPRRRGWLAGIELADSVAIDYHKTWFQPVSCSALVVRDGATLGHVTWHADYLNPKDSAHPNQVDKSLQTTRRFEALKLWMTLRVMGAEAIGEHLDTVIDLADAVAAELTAMPDIDVAAAPRLSTIVFRCSPPGHDEAALTALNAAIRAELFDDGRALVAATRVDGRSYLKLTLLNPVATVDDILGVVAMVREAGERLAGSPASGRGDRLAVAR, from the coding sequence GTGCGCTCACCTTGGCAGCACCTCTTCCACCCCGCCAACGCGGGACGCTACCGCCGGGCCGTCGCCTCGGCGGTGGACCACCTCGTCGACCACCTGGAGGGGACCAGCGGCCGCCCGCTGACCGGGGTCTCGCCGCGCGAGGCCGCCGCCCGCGTGGCCGCCGTCGACCTCGACCGCCCGCTGGGCGAGGGATCGGAGGCGCTCGCCGAGCTCTCCTGCCTCTGGCTCGACGACGCGATCTGGTTCCACGAGCCGACCGCGGCGGCGCACCTCAACTGCCCGGTCGTCATCCCGGCGCTCGCGGCCGAGGTCTTCATCAGTGGGGTCAACTCCAGCCTCGACACCTTCGACCAGAGCGCCGGCGCCACCTTCATCGAGCGCCACCTCGTCGACTGGACCGCCGCCCGGATCGGGTACGACGACCGCGCGGACGGCGTCTTCACCACGGGTGGCACCCAGTCGAACCTCCAGGCCCTCCTGCTGGCCCGCGGCCAGAAGGAGGGGCACCGGGCGGAGGACCTCCGCATCTTCGCCAGCGCGGACGGCCACTTCTCGGTCCAGAAGGCCGCGCGGCTGCTCGGCCTCGGCGACGAGTCGGTCGTCCCGGTGCCCGTCGACGTCTCGCGCCGGATGGACCCGGGCGCGCTCTCGACCGCGCTGGCCGACTGCACCGCCACCGGCCGGACGCCGATGGCCGTCGTCGCGACCGCCGGCACCACCGACTTCGGCGCGATCGACCCGCTCCCCGAGGTCGCTGCTCTCGCGAAGGCCCACGGCGCGTGGTTCCACGTCGACGCGGCCTACGGCGGCGGGCTCCTCGTCTCGCCCCGGCGGCGCGGCTGGCTCGCCGGCATCGAGCTGGCCGACTCGGTGGCGATCGACTACCACAAGACCTGGTTCCAGCCGGTCTCGTGCAGTGCCCTCGTCGTCCGCGACGGGGCGACCCTCGGCCACGTCACCTGGCACGCCGACTACCTCAACCCGAAGGACTCCGCGCACCCCAACCAGGTCGACAAGAGCCTCCAGACCACACGCCGCTTCGAGGCGCTCAAGCTCTGGATGACCCTGCGGGTCATGGGCGCCGAGGCGATCGGCGAGCACCTCGACACCGTCATCGACCTCGCCGACGCGGTCGCCGCCGAGCTGACCGCGATGCCCGACATCGACGTCGCCGCGGCGCCCCGGCTGAGCACGATCGTGTTCCGCTGCTCCCCGCCCGGCCACGACGAGGCCGCGTTGACGGCGCTCAACGCCGCCATCCGCGCCGAGCTCTTCGACGACGGCCGCGCCCTTGTCGCGGCCACCAGGGTCGACGGCCGGTCCTACCTCAAGCTCACCCTGCTCAACCCGGTCGCGACCGTCGACGACATCCTCGGCGTCGTCGCGATGGTGCGGGAGGCCGGCGAGCGGCTGGCCGGTTCCCCGGCGTCAGGACGCGGCGATCGTCTGGCGGTGGCCCGATGA
- a CDS encoding serine/threonine-protein kinase, with translation MSAPSRLGRYPVRRRIGSGAFATVWLAYDEHLDSPVAIKVLAENWTGDLHIRQRFLEEGRFLRKVESPHVVTVYDAGELDDERPYLVMAYADQGTLADRLELSALEPSQALTVVHQVGAGLAALHDRGVLHRDVKPANVLFRSVERAVGSQVVAMVGDLGLGKAMDMSSRLTMVGGTPTYVAPEQALGEGLDPRADQFSLAALTYYLLSGRQPFRHASLAAAENPAPPPPMGLDNPEAEAVVLKALSKDRGDRYDDVECFTAALVEAMGGHLDEAPEAWMPEDPELTDSVPIDVTAGATDPEGPASGRRHRRWPLVVAAAAVLAAGAGAGWGIERAATSERTVEDRTGTLAVTVPEAWTVQVDPEQWTPLDGKQEQPSIASGTRAGWSSVTDPAPGVFVGLLPGEKLPTRVPQHNDCTGDRVGPIRDTQDGDDSMTMTFTGCPGPDVTVERVVQVNSSQLLWIQIRSDDRATANRVLDSVQTFGV, from the coding sequence GTGTCCGCTCCCTCTCGTCTCGGTCGCTACCCGGTGCGGCGCCGCATCGGGTCCGGGGCGTTCGCGACGGTGTGGCTGGCCTACGACGAGCACCTCGACTCGCCCGTCGCGATCAAGGTCCTCGCGGAGAACTGGACCGGCGACCTCCACATCCGCCAGCGGTTCCTCGAGGAGGGCCGGTTCCTCCGCAAGGTCGAGTCGCCGCACGTCGTGACGGTCTACGACGCCGGGGAGCTCGACGACGAGCGCCCCTACCTCGTGATGGCGTACGCCGACCAGGGCACGCTCGCCGACCGGCTCGAGCTGTCCGCCCTGGAGCCGTCGCAGGCGCTGACCGTGGTCCACCAGGTCGGCGCGGGCCTGGCCGCCCTGCACGACCGCGGGGTGCTGCACCGCGACGTGAAGCCCGCCAACGTGCTCTTCCGCAGCGTGGAGCGCGCGGTGGGCTCGCAGGTCGTCGCCATGGTCGGCGACCTCGGTCTCGGCAAGGCGATGGACATGTCGTCGCGGCTCACCATGGTCGGTGGCACCCCGACCTACGTCGCCCCCGAGCAGGCGCTCGGCGAGGGCCTCGACCCGCGCGCCGACCAGTTCTCGCTGGCCGCGCTCACCTACTACCTGCTCAGCGGCCGCCAGCCCTTCCGGCACGCCAGCCTCGCCGCGGCGGAGAACCCGGCACCCCCGCCGCCGATGGGCCTCGACAACCCGGAGGCCGAGGCGGTCGTCCTGAAGGCGCTCTCCAAGGACCGCGGCGACCGCTACGACGACGTCGAGTGCTTCACCGCCGCGCTCGTCGAGGCGATGGGCGGCCACCTCGACGAGGCCCCCGAGGCGTGGATGCCGGAGGACCCCGAGCTCACCGACTCCGTCCCGATCGACGTGACCGCCGGTGCGACCGACCCGGAGGGTCCCGCCTCCGGGCGCCGGCACCGCCGGTGGCCACTGGTCGTCGCGGCGGCCGCCGTGCTCGCGGCCGGCGCCGGGGCCGGGTGGGGGATCGAGCGTGCCGCGACCTCCGAGCGCACCGTCGAGGACCGCACCGGCACGCTGGCCGTGACCGTCCCCGAGGCCTGGACCGTGCAGGTCGACCCCGAGCAGTGGACCCCCCTCGACGGCAAGCAGGAGCAGCCCTCGATCGCGTCGGGCACCCGGGCCGGCTGGAGCTCCGTCACCGACCCCGCGCCCGGCGTCTTCGTCGGCCTCCTCCCCGGCGAGAAGCTGCCCACCCGCGTCCCGCAGCACAACGACTGCACCGGCGATCGCGTCGGCCCGATCCGGGACACCCAGGACGGCGACGACTCGATGACGATGACCTTCACCGGCTGCCCCGGCCCCGACGTCACCGTCGAGCGCGTCGTCCAGGTCAACAGCAGCCAGCTGCTCTGGATCCAGATCCGCAGCGACGACCGGGCCACCGCCAACCGGGTCCTCGACTCGGTCCAGACCTTCGGCGTCTGA
- a CDS encoding amidohydrolase: MLIRNARLVAVTDVVDGPVDVRLEEGRVVEVGPGLPPHDHEREHDAGGRWLAPGLWDQHVHLGQWTLASARLDLAPARSSAEAVALVRERLEEWPDLPVIGWGHRPTAWPENPSVSDLDAIDTDQPIVLIAGDGHHGWLNTTALHVLALSTRDSVVSEAEWFMAYGRLATVLGTDGTGPDAYRRSMEAAAAQGVVGLVDLEFSGGVADWVARWADGASLLRIRHACYADGLDDVLSRGLRSGDPLADSVSDPGGRLTMGPLKIISDGSLNTRTAWCCEPYAEKAVAGFESGQPNQTPAELRDLLARATAGGLDVAVHAIGDRAVTEALAAFAETGAHGGIEHVQLTTRDDVRRMAGLGVRASVQPAHLLDDRDVTERLWPGRAERCFPLRWMLDEGVDVVLGSDAPVSPLDPWLAIAAAVHRSGDEREPWHPEQAITAREALAASTDGWGTVAVGHPGDLVLLDADPLDGSSDRAHGLRLRSFGENVVATWVAGEVAYSRDPS; encoded by the coding sequence GTGCTGATCCGCAATGCCCGGCTGGTGGCCGTCACCGATGTCGTCGACGGTCCGGTCGACGTGCGCCTCGAGGAGGGGCGGGTCGTCGAGGTCGGCCCGGGCCTGCCGCCCCACGACCACGAGCGCGAGCACGACGCCGGAGGTCGCTGGCTCGCGCCCGGCCTGTGGGACCAGCACGTCCACCTCGGCCAGTGGACGCTCGCGTCCGCGCGGCTCGACCTCGCCCCGGCCCGGTCGAGCGCGGAGGCCGTGGCGCTGGTGCGGGAGCGGCTCGAGGAGTGGCCCGACCTGCCGGTCATCGGGTGGGGACACCGTCCGACCGCGTGGCCGGAGAACCCGTCCGTGTCCGACCTCGACGCCATCGACACCGACCAGCCGATCGTGCTGATCGCCGGCGACGGCCACCACGGCTGGCTCAACACGACCGCGCTGCACGTGCTGGCGCTCTCGACGCGCGACAGCGTGGTCAGCGAGGCGGAGTGGTTCATGGCCTACGGCCGGCTCGCCACGGTGCTGGGCACCGACGGCACCGGGCCGGACGCCTACCGCCGCTCGATGGAGGCGGCCGCCGCGCAGGGAGTCGTCGGTCTCGTCGACCTCGAGTTCAGCGGCGGTGTCGCCGACTGGGTGGCGCGGTGGGCCGACGGTGCATCGCTGCTGCGGATCCGCCACGCCTGCTACGCCGACGGCCTCGACGACGTGCTCTCCCGCGGCCTGCGCTCCGGCGACCCGCTCGCCGACTCCGTGTCCGATCCCGGGGGCCGCCTGACGATGGGGCCGCTCAAGATCATCAGCGACGGCTCGCTCAACACCCGCACGGCCTGGTGCTGCGAGCCGTACGCCGAGAAGGCCGTCGCCGGCTTCGAGTCCGGGCAGCCGAACCAGACCCCGGCCGAGCTCCGCGACCTGCTCGCCCGCGCCACGGCCGGCGGGCTCGACGTCGCCGTGCACGCCATCGGCGACCGCGCCGTCACCGAGGCGCTGGCCGCCTTCGCCGAGACCGGCGCCCACGGCGGGATCGAGCACGTCCAGCTGACCACGCGCGACGACGTCCGTCGGATGGCCGGGCTCGGTGTCCGGGCGAGCGTGCAGCCCGCCCACCTGCTCGACGACCGCGACGTCACCGAACGGCTCTGGCCGGGACGAGCCGAGCGGTGCTTCCCGCTGCGCTGGATGCTCGACGAGGGCGTCGACGTCGTCCTCGGCTCCGACGCGCCCGTCTCCCCGCTCGACCCGTGGCTGGCGATCGCGGCCGCCGTCCACCGCTCCGGCGACGAGCGCGAGCCGTGGCACCCCGAGCAGGCGATCACCGCCCGCGAGGCGCTCGCCGCCTCGACCGACGGCTGGGGCACCGTGGCCGTCGGGCACCCGGGCGACCTGGTGCTGCTCGACGCCGACCCCCTCGACGGGTCGTCCGACCGCGCGCACGGCCTGCGGCTGCGGTCCTTCGGGGAGAACGTGGTGGCGACCTGGGTGGCCGGCGAGGTGGCGTACTCCCGCGACCCCTCGTGA
- a CDS encoding lysine N(6)-hydroxylase/L-ornithine N(5)-oxygenase family protein, with the protein MTEHARERTHDLLGIGLGPFNLGLACLADPIPGLDAVFLEADSGFSWHPGMMLPDATLQVPFMADLVTLADPTSRFSYLAFLKDVGRLYPFYIRESFYPLRREYDDYCRWAADRLDSIELGERVVAVEHDGEAYVVRSATGRSWRTRHLVLGTGTAPRIPFAIDGAGEGGGPALHSADYLARKEELLATGSITVVGSGQSAAEVYADLLAEQETHGFELGWVTRSPRFFPMEYTKLTLEMTSPEWSSYFQALPAPRRAEVQQGQAALSKGISSDTINAIFDELYRREATTGVETTLLTATEVTAARWDGRAYALDLRHTEQGTTGRMTTESLVLATGYAPRVPDFLDGVRDRIRWDERGRFLAGGTFAVDHADSEVFVQNAEEHTHGFVAPDLGMGAMRNSVILAQVLGREPYPVEKRIAFQEWGIPDRFLTSSVEEAS; encoded by the coding sequence ATGACCGAGCACGCCCGCGAGCGCACCCACGACCTCCTCGGCATCGGCCTCGGCCCCTTCAACCTCGGCCTGGCCTGCCTCGCCGACCCGATCCCCGGCCTCGACGCCGTCTTCCTCGAGGCCGACAGCGGCTTCTCCTGGCACCCCGGGATGATGCTGCCCGACGCGACGCTGCAGGTGCCGTTCATGGCCGACCTGGTCACCCTCGCCGACCCGACGTCGCGCTTCTCCTACCTCGCGTTCCTCAAGGACGTCGGCCGGCTCTACCCGTTCTACATCCGCGAGAGCTTCTACCCCCTGCGCCGCGAGTACGACGACTACTGCCGCTGGGCCGCCGACCGCCTCGACTCGATCGAGCTCGGCGAGCGCGTGGTCGCGGTCGAGCACGACGGGGAGGCCTACGTCGTCCGCTCGGCGACCGGCCGCAGCTGGCGCACCCGTCACCTCGTGCTCGGCACCGGCACCGCGCCGCGCATCCCGTTCGCCATCGACGGTGCAGGGGAGGGCGGCGGACCTGCGCTCCACTCCGCCGACTACCTCGCCCGCAAGGAGGAGCTGCTCGCCACCGGCTCGATCACGGTCGTCGGCAGCGGCCAGTCCGCCGCGGAGGTCTACGCCGACCTGCTGGCCGAGCAGGAGACCCACGGGTTCGAGCTCGGCTGGGTCACCCGCTCGCCGCGGTTCTTCCCGATGGAGTACACCAAGCTCACCCTCGAGATGACCTCGCCGGAGTGGTCGTCGTACTTCCAGGCGCTGCCGGCACCACGCCGCGCCGAGGTGCAGCAGGGCCAGGCCGCGCTGTCGAAGGGGATCAGCTCCGACACGATCAACGCGATCTTCGACGAGCTCTACCGCCGCGAGGCCACGACCGGCGTCGAGACGACCCTGCTCACCGCGACCGAGGTGACCGCAGCCCGGTGGGACGGGAGGGCGTACGCCCTCGACCTGCGCCACACCGAGCAGGGCACCACCGGCCGGATGACGACCGAGTCGCTCGTGCTCGCCACCGGCTACGCGCCGCGCGTGCCCGACTTCCTCGACGGCGTCCGCGACCGGATCCGCTGGGACGAGCGCGGCCGCTTCCTCGCCGGCGGCACCTTCGCCGTCGACCACGCCGACAGCGAGGTCTTCGTGCAGAACGCCGAGGAGCACACGCACGGCTTCGTCGCGCCCGACCTCGGCATGGGGGCGATGCGCAACTCGGTGATCCTCGCCCAGGTGCTGGGCCGCGAGCCCTACCCCGTGGAGAAGCGGATCGCCTTCCAGGAGTGGGGCATCCCCGACCGCTTCCTCACGTCGTCGGTCGAGGAGGCGTCGTGA
- a CDS encoding GNAT family N-acetyltransferase, whose amino-acid sequence MRLTLEPLDTGRDLALLHAWVTHPRSVFWGMQDATPAQVRDDYARIAADPHHEALLGRADGEPAFLVETYDPAHSPLAGLPELRAGDVGMHVLVAPTDQPVHGFTRAVMRRVMKACFADPSVRRVVVEPDARNHRIAVLNEAVGFVVARHVELADKTAALSFCTRAAFHDSALGGAA is encoded by the coding sequence GTGAGACTGACCCTCGAACCCCTCGACACCGGTCGCGACCTGGCGCTGCTCCACGCGTGGGTCACCCACCCGCGGTCGGTCTTCTGGGGCATGCAGGACGCCACCCCGGCGCAGGTGCGCGACGACTACGCCAGGATCGCGGCCGACCCGCACCACGAGGCGCTGCTCGGCCGGGCCGACGGCGAGCCGGCGTTCCTCGTGGAGACGTACGACCCCGCGCACTCGCCGCTGGCCGGCCTCCCCGAGCTGCGGGCCGGTGACGTCGGCATGCACGTCCTCGTCGCGCCGACCGACCAGCCCGTCCACGGCTTCACCCGGGCCGTGATGCGCCGCGTGATGAAGGCGTGCTTCGCCGACCCCTCGGTGCGGCGCGTGGTGGTCGAGCCCGACGCCCGCAACCACCGGATCGCCGTGCTCAACGAGGCGGTCGGCTTCGTGGTCGCCCGCCACGTCGAGCTGGCCGACAAGACCGCGGCGCTGAGCTTCTGCACCCGCGCGGCCTTCCACGACTCCGCACTCGGAGGAGCAGCATGA
- a CDS encoding GNAT family N-acetyltransferase, with amino-acid sequence MSVHRDAHGIPRVRSATLLDLAFDQGRVTAHDRAWQLTVERLRGEGRVGVLGGSAAWDAFAADLDVAGTAQRGFAALDAESQAFFAAYADGVRAGFAEGATSPELVSHGDLGEWQPWSSLAVYLVQHVLFAGFPTKLWAASVEPGLHPRLATLLGVEPPHGSNAFAVGAARTTTGLPLIGADPHRVFESPGIYQQVGLSCDEVDVVGLAFPGVPGVQHFGHTGHVAWAVTHAMADYQDASVVDGHLVVRTPTSELGDVGLGAILPLLRARTVDDVDAALEHWVEPVNNVLVADTTGRVLHRVAGRVPVRSGGAWTGWVDLPRIEVGPDEVAVTANDRTDERWDALATRFAPPWRRDRIASLLASGGADAGLVDVRRAASVLTDHHDAAGAALLGLLLGLDDLPERSAAVVDLLRAWDGSMAADSVAAGAYAAVRDAVVAAVVADPVLAPARSAAPPVHAEVLAPWWHLPSRIARVLPDLVRDPPPGLDLDEIARSALAQVAALPDQPWGDRHRLTPIHAHAELRLDPVPYLPSVAGTPLDGDVECVAAAASIPGTDMSVSGPIARIVWDLSDRSRSRWAVPLGASGIVGDPHHDDQLTSWKDGTLLPVASHTFSLRPVSPVADASLLHGWFTEPRAAFWGIGTRSPEEVGDIYAWIDEQPHLTASLALLDDHPVGLLQTYDPFVDEIGEHYDRRSGDLGVHLFLASDAARAGHTAELTAYLLEQVFADPAVVRLVLEPDVDNAASIALLRRLGAELGPVTEVPAPMPDLPAKKAQFAFLARRPER; translated from the coding sequence GTGAGCGTGCATCGGGACGCGCACGGCATCCCGCGCGTCCGCTCCGCCACCCTGCTCGACCTCGCGTTCGACCAGGGTCGGGTCACCGCGCACGACCGCGCCTGGCAGCTGACCGTCGAGCGGCTCCGCGGCGAGGGCCGGGTCGGCGTGCTCGGAGGCTCGGCCGCCTGGGACGCCTTCGCCGCCGACCTCGACGTCGCGGGCACCGCGCAGCGTGGCTTCGCGGCCCTCGACGCGGAGTCGCAGGCCTTCTTCGCGGCGTACGCCGACGGGGTGCGCGCCGGCTTCGCCGAGGGTGCGACCTCCCCCGAGCTCGTCTCCCATGGGGACCTCGGGGAGTGGCAGCCGTGGTCGTCGCTGGCGGTCTACCTCGTGCAGCACGTGCTCTTCGCCGGCTTCCCGACGAAGCTCTGGGCGGCGTCGGTCGAGCCCGGCCTCCACCCCCGGCTGGCCACGCTGCTGGGGGTCGAGCCGCCGCACGGGAGCAACGCCTTCGCCGTCGGCGCCGCCCGCACGACCACCGGGCTCCCGCTGATCGGGGCCGACCCGCACCGGGTCTTCGAGTCGCCGGGGATCTACCAGCAGGTCGGGCTGTCCTGCGACGAGGTCGACGTGGTCGGGCTGGCCTTCCCCGGCGTGCCGGGCGTGCAGCACTTCGGCCACACCGGCCACGTCGCGTGGGCGGTCACCCACGCGATGGCCGACTACCAGGACGCCAGTGTCGTGGACGGCCACCTCGTGGTCCGTACGCCGACCTCAGAGCTCGGCGACGTCGGGCTCGGCGCGATCCTGCCGCTGCTCCGCGCCCGGACGGTCGACGACGTCGACGCGGCGCTCGAGCACTGGGTCGAGCCGGTCAACAACGTGCTCGTCGCCGACACGACCGGGCGGGTTCTGCACCGGGTCGCGGGGAGGGTGCCGGTCCGATCCGGCGGCGCGTGGACGGGCTGGGTCGACCTCCCCCGGATCGAGGTCGGCCCCGACGAGGTCGCGGTCACCGCCAACGACCGCACCGACGAGCGGTGGGACGCCCTCGCCACGCGCTTCGCGCCGCCGTGGCGCCGCGACCGGATCGCGTCGCTGCTCGCGTCGGGAGGGGCCGACGCCGGCCTGGTCGACGTGCGACGCGCCGCCTCCGTGCTCACCGACCACCACGACGCGGCCGGCGCCGCGCTGCTGGGGCTGCTGCTGGGCCTCGACGACCTGCCCGAGCGCAGCGCCGCCGTCGTCGACCTGCTGCGTGCGTGGGACGGGTCGATGGCCGCCGACTCCGTCGCCGCGGGTGCCTACGCCGCCGTCCGCGACGCGGTCGTCGCTGCGGTCGTGGCCGACCCGGTGCTGGCGCCGGCGCGGTCGGCTGCGCCGCCGGTCCACGCCGAGGTGCTCGCGCCCTGGTGGCACCTGCCGTCGCGGATCGCCCGCGTCCTGCCCGACCTGGTGCGCGACCCGCCGCCCGGGCTCGACCTCGACGAGATCGCCCGCTCGGCGCTCGCCCAGGTCGCCGCGCTGCCCGACCAACCGTGGGGCGACCGGCACCGGCTCACCCCGATCCACGCGCACGCCGAGCTGCGCCTCGACCCGGTGCCGTACCTCCCCTCCGTCGCCGGCACCCCGCTCGACGGCGACGTCGAGTGCGTGGCGGCTGCCGCGTCGATCCCCGGCACCGACATGTCCGTCTCGGGCCCGATCGCCCGGATCGTGTGGGACCTGTCGGACCGGTCGCGCAGCCGCTGGGCCGTGCCGCTCGGCGCCTCCGGGATCGTCGGTGACCCGCACCACGACGACCAGCTCACCTCCTGGAAGGACGGAACCTTGCTCCCTGTCGCCTCGCACACCTTCAGCCTCCGACCGGTCTCGCCCGTCGCGGACGCGTCGCTGCTGCACGGCTGGTTCACCGAGCCCCGCGCGGCCTTCTGGGGCATAGGCACCCGCTCGCCGGAGGAGGTCGGCGACATCTACGCCTGGATCGACGAGCAGCCGCACCTCACCGCCTCGCTCGCGCTGCTCGACGACCACCCGGTCGGCTTGCTGCAGACCTACGACCCGTTCGTCGACGAGATCGGCGAGCACTACGACCGGCGCTCCGGCGACCTCGGTGTGCACCTCTTCCTCGCCTCCGACGCCGCGCGCGCCGGGCACACGGCCGAGCTGACGGCGTACCTCCTCGAGCAGGTCTTCGCCGACCCGGCCGTGGTCCGGCTGGTCCTCGAGCCCGACGTCGACAACGCCGCGTCGATCGCCCTGCTGCGGCGCCTCGGCGCCGAGCTCGGTCCGGTCACCGAGGTCCCCGCCCCGATGCCCGACCTGCCGGCCAAGAAGGCCCAGTTCGCCTTCCTCGCCCGCCGGCCTGAGCGGTGA